One segment of Cherax quadricarinatus isolate ZL_2023a unplaced genomic scaffold, ASM3850222v1 Contig12, whole genome shotgun sequence DNA contains the following:
- the LOC128685840 gene encoding cofilin/actin-depolymerizing factor homolog, translating to MASGVTVADGIQQAYADIKTGMKYRYLIFHIKNDKEIDVEQYGERDAEYEDFLNYLRSLGPDQCRYCVYDFEYEHTFQGTSDTKKNKLILMSWCPDTARIKTKMLYSTSFNYLKEALEGIGKCIQATDMSEASYESVLEKCSSSDRF from the coding sequence ATGGCATCAGGGGTGACAGTAGCCGATGGCATTCAGCAGGCTTATGCTGATATTAAAACTGGAATGAAATATAGGTATCTAATTTTTCATATTAAGAATGATAAGGAGATAGATGTTGAGCAGTATGGTGAGAGAGATGCAGAGTACGAGGACTTCCTAAACTATCTCAGGAGCCTGGGTCCAGACCAGTGTCGGTATTGTGTTTATGATTTTGAATATGAGCACACTTTCCAAGGAACCTCAGATACAAAGAAGAACAAGTTGATTTTGATGTCTTGGTGCCCAGATACTGCCAGGATTAAAACCAAAATGCTTTACTCAACCAGCTTTAATTACCTCAAAGAAGCTCTTGAAGGTATTGGCAAATGTATTCAGGCTACAGACATGTCTGAAGCATCTTATGAAAGTGTACTAGAGAAGTGTAGCTCTTCAGACCGGTTTTAA